The proteins below come from a single Periophthalmus magnuspinnatus isolate fPerMag1 chromosome 7, fPerMag1.2.pri, whole genome shotgun sequence genomic window:
- the spsb1 gene encoding SPRY domain-containing SOCS box protein 1, whose product MGQKVPGGIKTIDMRDPAFSPLKLELQALNHTKPARLDLLLDMPPAGPELQVQHSWNNDDRSRNIFVKDDNKLVFHRHPVAQSTDAIRGRVGYTRGLHVWEISWAMRQRGTHAVVGVATSEAPLHSMGYTALVGSNTESWGWDLCRSKLYHDGKNHPGKTYPAFLEPDETFIIPDSLLVVLDMDEGTLGYIVDGHYLGVAFRGLKGRKLYPVVSAVWGHCEIRIRYINGLDPEPLSLMDLCRRSVRVALGKERLPEIHRLPLPAALKNYLLYQ is encoded by the exons ATGGGGCAGAAAGTCCCCGGGGGCATCAAAACCATTGACATGCGGGACCCGGCCTTCAGCCCTCTGAAGCTGGAGCTGCAGGCGCTGAACCACACTAAACCTGCGCGGCTGGACCTGCTGCTGGacatgccccctgctggccccGAGCTGCAGGTGCAGCACTCCTGGAACAACGATGACCGCTCCAGGAACATCTTTGTGAAGGACGACAACAAGCTAGTGTTTCACCGGCACCCGGTTGCTCAGAGCACGGACGCCATCCGGGGCCGCGTGGGCTACACCCGGGGACTGCACGTTTGGGAGATCAGCTGGGCCATGAGACAGAGGGGCACACACGCTGTGGTGGGTGTGGCCACCAGTGAAGCCCCTCTGCACTCCATGGGCTACACGGCTTTAGTCGGGAGCAACACAGAGTCCTGGGGTTGGGACCTGTGCCGCAGTAAACTGTACCACGATGGGAAAAACCATCCCGGGAAAACGTACCCCGCTTTCCTGGAGCCCGACGAAACTTTCATCATCCCAGACTCTCTGCTCGTGGTGCTAGACATGGATGAGGGAACGCTGGGATACATTGTGGATGGACACTACCTGGGCGTCGCCTTTAGGGGTCTCAAGGGCCGCAAACTCTACCCCGTGGTCAGTGCTGTGTGGGGCCACTGCGAAATTCGCATCCGCTACATCAATGGGCTTGACC cTGAGCCCCTCTCCCTGATGGACCTGTGCCGGCGCTCGGTGCGGGTGGCTTTAGGAAAGGAACGCTTGCCTGAGATCCACAGACTGCCCTTACCCGCTGCTCTCAAGAACTAcctgctctaccaatga